In Leptolyngbya sp. CCY15150, the following are encoded in one genomic region:
- a CDS encoding EAL domain-containing protein, with protein sequence MSNIEDNYEAARLAALTRYDLLDTAPETAFDDLVKLATQISRTPIALMSLIDDHRQWFKAKIGLTATETPREWAFCAHAILQSQPLIIENALLDKRFVQNPLVVGEPHIRFYAGFPLITADGYPLGTLCVIDRQPRQLDLEQLEALRILSHQVVVQLELRYGHQVLKQTLKDRIDIEFTLDQSSIVAIADAQGLITYANDKFCEISHYSAVELIGNKHLLLEENEHSPTALKAIWQTLHGGQVWRGEIQKRARDGSLYWTNTTIVPFLDGDNTPYQYVAICHDITAQKQLEAKLRRQSAQECLVRQMAERIHVQGSLDLTAILQTTVAEVRHLLNADRVLIYQLNADHSGCVVVESVDAQWHKIAGTQIYDVHFARHYLQLYVQGRVQAIADIETADLTPCHRDLLASFQVRANLVVPIVDAVQLWGLLVVQQCSGARAWQADEIDLLKQITTQAAIAIHQSELYQQSQAELEKRQQAETVLRQQFERERLITAVAHRIRESLDLNQILNTTVAEVRQLLQADRVLTYRVNPDGTGSVTNEAVGSGCFPLMDQPLPEEIFPVESHRLYQQGRVRAIADIRQDGISACLAETLHQLGVKSKLVVPILHNQELWGLLIAHQCHRYREWQTWELDFLKELSTHVGIAIAQATLLKQASQQAQAEATINCLTRMLHTPGDAIRVMQQVIDATVTAVGCIGGQLYISADTEEQSDQLYRSGVQPALTLEVERYLWRRLIQSTEGGKHPITSGEAPTYHLYTLQDFRQDPHLRTLGAAFEAVAIHSVLIVPLQYQQQAIGWFSLFRRELGVNLFATGGLPNRQQTIADANPSSQDLANTPFDLGWNAEDIKLSQTLATHLYITVMQRRIEATIRHQACHDRLTGLPNRLLFEEKLVEALEQLKTIPNRLDSRMLAVCFVDLDHFKAINDTLGHAVGDQLLQQVARRISGCLKEGDIVARWGGDEFTLLLQNIKSTKDITKVAQRVLNNLCEPFVFNHQAFRVTTSIGIALAPSHGQDAETLLKNADAAMYDAKHQGRNNYKLYSSVTVGKTLDQLILTHDLHKAVEQTEFVLHYQPQLDLQTGRVTAAEALIRWQHPHKGMLMPGEFIETAEVTGQISAIDEWVIRAACAQIRSWQDLGNPLLRIAVNLSAQTIQQKNLPKKIAQILLDYRLDPSQLEIEITERVVMQNIPAAISTLQELKDMGIYISMDDFGTGHSSLAALKQFPIHSLKIAREFIQDLSLEAREIAVVKAVIALGHGLNLETVAEGVEKVEQLEILRTLGCSSVQGYLLSKPLPAKQFQQFIQTHNTQRSCVRQL encoded by the coding sequence CAACAGAAACTCCCCGCGAGTGGGCTTTTTGTGCCCACGCAATTTTACAGTCGCAGCCTCTCATCATCGAAAATGCCCTGCTTGACAAGCGCTTCGTGCAGAATCCGCTCGTCGTCGGGGAGCCCCACATTCGTTTCTACGCTGGCTTTCCCCTCATTACTGCCGATGGTTACCCGTTGGGGACGCTGTGCGTCATCGATCGACAACCACGCCAACTAGACTTAGAGCAACTTGAAGCGTTGCGCATCCTAAGCCATCAGGTCGTGGTACAACTGGAGCTACGATACGGGCACCAGGTGCTTAAGCAAACCCTAAAAGACCGCATAGATATTGAGTTTACATTAGATCAGTCTTCCATTGTGGCGATCGCAGATGCCCAAGGGTTAATTACCTATGCCAATGATAAGTTCTGCGAAATCTCTCACTATTCAGCGGTAGAACTGATTGGCAATAAGCATCTTTTGCTGGAGGAAAACGAACATTCTCCCACTGCTTTAAAGGCCATCTGGCAAACCCTTCATGGTGGACAGGTATGGCGAGGAGAAATTCAAAAACGCGCTCGGGACGGTAGCTTGTATTGGACTAATACTACTATTGTCCCCTTTCTTGACGGTGATAATACACCCTATCAATACGTCGCAATCTGTCACGATATTACGGCTCAAAAGCAGCTAGAGGCGAAACTGCGGCGACAATCCGCTCAGGAATGCCTGGTTAGACAAATGGCTGAGCGCATTCATGTTCAAGGTTCGCTAGATCTGACCGCGATTTTGCAGACCACCGTCGCTGAAGTGCGTCATCTATTAAACGCTGACCGAGTCCTGATATATCAACTTAACGCTGACCATAGTGGCTGTGTCGTAGTGGAATCGGTAGATGCTCAGTGGCACAAAATTGCGGGTACCCAGATTTACGACGTCCATTTTGCCCGACATTACCTACAGCTCTATGTACAGGGGCGGGTGCAGGCGATCGCAGATATTGAGACAGCCGATTTGACCCCCTGCCATCGTGACTTGCTAGCCAGTTTTCAAGTGCGGGCCAATCTAGTCGTGCCCATTGTCGATGCAGTTCAGCTCTGGGGCTTGCTGGTGGTGCAACAATGTTCCGGTGCGAGGGCATGGCAAGCCGATGAGATTGATTTGCTCAAGCAAATCACCACCCAAGCGGCGATCGCGATTCATCAGTCAGAGCTGTATCAGCAGTCTCAAGCTGAACTGGAGAAACGCCAACAGGCTGAGACTGTGTTGCGACAGCAATTTGAGCGGGAGCGTTTAATTACGGCGGTAGCGCACCGCATTCGTGAGTCGTTAGACCTCAATCAGATTTTGAACACGACAGTGGCTGAGGTCAGGCAACTGTTGCAGGCTGATCGGGTCCTGACCTATCGCGTCAATCCTGACGGTACCGGTTCAGTGACGAATGAAGCTGTTGGTTCGGGATGTTTTCCGTTAATGGATCAACCGCTACCAGAGGAGATTTTTCCGGTTGAAAGTCACCGCCTTTACCAACAGGGCCGGGTCCGCGCCATTGCTGATATTCGGCAAGACGGTATCTCAGCCTGTTTGGCAGAAACCCTCCATCAACTTGGCGTGAAGTCTAAGCTAGTGGTTCCAATTCTCCACAATCAAGAGCTTTGGGGGTTGTTAATTGCTCACCAGTGCCATCGCTATCGTGAATGGCAAACTTGGGAACTGGACTTTCTCAAAGAACTTTCGACCCATGTCGGCATTGCGATCGCTCAAGCAACCCTGTTAAAACAAGCGTCTCAGCAAGCCCAGGCGGAAGCCACCATCAATTGCCTCACCCGCATGTTGCATACGCCTGGAGATGCCATCCGAGTGATGCAGCAAGTGATTGATGCTACCGTTACCGCAGTGGGTTGCATTGGTGGACAGCTCTATATCTCTGCCGATACCGAAGAGCAGAGTGATCAGCTTTACCGTTCAGGCGTGCAACCCGCCTTAACCCTGGAGGTTGAACGATACCTTTGGCGTCGTTTGATCCAGAGCACGGAGGGTGGAAAGCATCCGATAACTAGTGGAGAAGCTCCAACCTACCATCTCTACACCCTGCAGGACTTTAGGCAAGATCCACACCTACGGACGTTAGGAGCGGCTTTCGAAGCGGTCGCCATTCATTCTGTCCTGATTGTGCCCCTGCAATATCAGCAGCAAGCCATTGGGTGGTTCAGTCTATTTCGTCGCGAACTGGGTGTAAATCTGTTTGCAACCGGTGGGTTGCCAAACCGCCAACAGACTATTGCCGATGCCAATCCATCCTCTCAAGACTTAGCGAATACGCCGTTTGACTTAGGTTGGAACGCAGAAGACATCAAACTGTCGCAAACCCTTGCTACCCATCTATACATCACCGTGATGCAGCGGCGGATTGAGGCAACCATTCGCCATCAAGCTTGTCATGACCGGCTCACTGGATTACCCAACCGACTGCTGTTTGAAGAAAAATTGGTCGAGGCTTTAGAACAACTCAAAACCATCCCTAACAGGCTAGACAGTAGGATGCTAGCGGTCTGTTTTGTGGATCTCGACCATTTCAAAGCCATTAATGACACGCTGGGCCATGCCGTGGGGGATCAGCTATTGCAGCAAGTAGCACGGCGAATTTCGGGCTGTTTAAAGGAGGGCGATATTGTGGCGCGTTGGGGTGGGGATGAATTTACCCTGCTGCTCCAAAATATTAAGTCCACTAAAGATATTACGAAAGTGGCTCAACGGGTTCTTAATAACCTGTGTGAGCCGTTTGTGTTCAATCACCAAGCCTTTCGAGTTACGACGAGCATTGGCATTGCTCTCGCCCCCAGCCACGGTCAAGATGCTGAGACTCTGCTGAAAAATGCGGACGCAGCCATGTATGACGCCAAGCATCAGGGGCGCAATAACTACAAACTCTACTCCTCTGTCACGGTAGGGAAGACTCTAGATCAACTGATTTTGACCCATGATCTTCATAAGGCTGTGGAGCAAACTGAGTTTGTGCTGCACTATCAGCCCCAGTTGGACTTGCAAACAGGCCGAGTGACTGCCGCTGAGGCTTTAATTCGTTGGCAGCATCCTCACAAAGGAATGCTGATGCCGGGAGAGTTTATCGAAACAGCCGAAGTGACGGGGCAAATAAGCGCGATCGATGAGTGGGTCATTCGTGCCGCCTGTGCTCAGATTCGCTCATGGCAAGATCTCGGGAACCCACTGCTGCGTATCGCTGTTAATCTTTCTGCTCAAACGATTCAGCAAAAAAACTTGCCCAAAAAGATTGCTCAAATCTTGCTAGATTATCGGCTTGATCCCAGCCAGCTAGAGATAGAAATTACCGAAAGAGTAGTAATGCAGAATATCCCTGCCGCGATCTCTACCTTGCAAGAACTGAAAGATATGGGGATTTATATCTCAATGGATGACTTTGGCACAGGGCACTCTTCCCTGGCTGCCTTGAAACAATTTCCGATCCATTCCCTCAAAATTGCCCGCGAGTTTATTCAAGATCTGTCCCTTGAAGCGAGGGAAATTGCTGTTGTGAAAGCGGTGATCGCTCTGGGCCACGGCCTAAATCTGGAAACGGTTGCTGAAGGGGTCGAAAAAGTAGAACAGTTGGAGATATTGCGAACCCTAGGCTGTAGTAGTGTTCAAGGTTACTTACTGAGTAAACCGCTCCCGGCCAAGCAATTTCAGCAATTTATTCAGACTCACAATACCCAGAGGAGTTGTGTAAGACAGTTATAA